Proteins found in one Cydia pomonella isolate Wapato2018A unplaced genomic scaffold, ilCydPomo1 PGA_scaffold_42, whole genome shotgun sequence genomic segment:
- the LOC133534030 gene encoding protein Jumonji-like codes for MVPPNILSEHGVKLSRLLQRPGEYVLVFPEAHSCSITTGFGISESVYFASNAWLTDVFKLFQELRNSCEPTMFSLEQLLLNGSADSSAPHQVCSVLATLLSAELEHRRALDHKGLKVQERPPSSAPLNTSYFRAWNTRDQDECEYCRSTLFLSKVRHH; via the exons ATGGTGCCACCCAACATCCTCAGCGAGCATGGAGTGAAGCTGTCAAGGCTGCTGCAGCGGCCCGGGGAATATGTCCTGGTGTTCCCCGAAGCCCATTCCTGCTCAATAACTACTGGGTTCGGGATATCGGAGAGTGTATACTTTGCATCAAACGCTTGGCTGACGGATGTGTTTAAACTGTTTCAA GAGCTGCGCAACAGCTGCGAGCCGACCATGTTCTCCCTGGAGCAGCTCCTCCTGAACGGCAGCGCCGACTCCTCGGCCCCTCACCAGGTGTGCTCCGTGCTGGCCACGCTGCTCAGCGCCGAGCTGGAGCACCGCCGCGCCCTCGACCACAAGGGGCTCAAG GTGCAAGAACGTCCCCCATCGTCGGCGCCGCTCAACACGTCGTACTTCCGCGCGTGGAACACTCGCGACCAAGACGAGTGCGAGTACTGCCGCTCCACCCTGTTCCTGTCCAAGGTTAGACATCACTAA